One segment of Candidatus Paceibacterota bacterium DNA contains the following:
- the mltG gene encoding endolytic transglycosylase MltG — MQINNLKQLKERVKLSIKNFLNRYFSAWRKKKTKFVIAHFGILALVAFLFFFNAFFAAPTNFPESSIFSVQGGETLNRISFGLQEENIVKSAFWFRNAAILLRGERGIKSGEYFFNQPENAFEVAKRLRDGDFGLSPIRITIPEGLNVFEIAEILATELPEFDKHHFVKTAQESEGFLFPDTYFLPPNAKVELIIDVMQRNFQQRISKIEDMLKDFGKPIEEIISLASIVETEARDPETRRIISGILWRRLEIGMPLQVDVTFKYINGKNTYQLTSEDLKIDSPYNTYVYAGLPPTPIANPSIDAILAAIEPVETKFLYFLSDKLGNMYYAATHEEHVLNKRKYLNLQ, encoded by the coding sequence ATGCAAATCAACAATCTCAAACAATTAAAAGAGAGAGTGAAATTATCTATTAAAAACTTTTTAAATCGATATTTTTCTGCTTGGCGAAAAAAGAAAACAAAATTCGTCATAGCGCATTTTGGTATTTTGGCTTTGGTCGCTTTTTTATTTTTCTTCAATGCTTTTTTTGCCGCACCAACAAACTTTCCAGAGTCATCAATTTTTTCTGTTCAAGGTGGCGAAACTTTAAACCGAATATCTTTTGGTCTTCAAGAAGAAAACATTGTCAAATCAGCTTTTTGGTTTAGAAACGCCGCGATCCTACTAAGGGGGGAGAGAGGAATTAAATCCGGCGAATACTTTTTCAACCAGCCAGAAAACGCTTTTGAGGTTGCAAAAAGATTAAGAGACGGGGACTTCGGATTATCACCAATCAGAATTACGATTCCCGAAGGGTTAAATGTTTTTGAAATAGCAGAAATTCTGGCCACAGAACTTCCAGAATTTGATAAACACCATTTCGTAAAAACAGCACAAGAAAGTGAGGGGTTTTTATTTCCGGATACCTATTTTTTACCGCCAAATGCAAAAGTTGAGTTGATAATAGACGTAATGCAAAGAAATTTTCAGCAAAGAATTTCAAAGATAGAAGATATGCTAAAAGATTTCGGCAAGCCGATAGAGGAAATCATCAGCTTGGCCTCGATAGTAGAGACCGAGGCCAGAGATCCGGAAACTCGGCGTATCATTTCCGGTATACTTTGGCGCCGACTTGAAATCGGCATGCCACTTCAAGTCGATGTGACCTTCAAATATATAAACGGAAAAAATACTTACCAACTGACAAGCGAGGATTTAAAGATAGATTCACCATACAACACTTATGTCTACGCCGGTCTACCACCGACCCCGATTGCCAACCCCAGCATCGACGCGATTTTGGCGGCAATTGAACCGGTTGAGACAAAATTCTTGTATTTTTTGTCTGACAAACTCGGTAATATGTATTACGCTGCGACTCATGAAGAACATGTTTTAAACAAAAGAAAATATTTAAATTTACAATAA